In the genome of Mucilaginibacter sp. 14171R-50, the window CCTTTCTTCGGGGCCGCCGGCAACCGGCACGCGGTAAACGTCATATTCTTTATTGCGCTCGCCGCAAAACACCAGGTATTTGCCATCGGGCGACCAGCCGTGCATATAAGATGCGCCTTTGCCTGTTTCGGTAACCCTGCGTGGCTCGCCACCGGTAACCGGCACCACGTAACCTACCGAAGGTGCACCGTTATCGTTGTTACTGATGGTTAACCATTTGCCGTCAAATGATAATACATGGTCGTTGTTATTGCCTTTAGCCGAGCCGGTGTTCAACACGGCGGGCGTGTTGGTGGCCAGGTTATATTTATACAATAACCCCTCGCTGTTATATATAAGCGACTTGCCGTCCACCATCCAGTTTGGCGCCTGCAACGATTTTGGAGATTGATAAATGATACGGCTGTTTTGCGTTTGCATATCCAGCACCTCTATGTTGCTGCCAAGGTATTGTTTATAGGCTACCAGGCTTGCAGGTGCAGGCACTACTATCCGAACGTTATTAAAAACCGCCTTTTCTACCACGTTAGGATTGTGCGAGCACACAAAAATACCGACGTATACTTCATCGCCCAGATCGATATCAACCTTTTCTTCGGGGCCGAATACATCGCCTTTGCGGGCTACCGACATGGTATAGGTTTTGCCCTTTCGTTCTAACTGAATAACACCGGCTGCTGTTATACCTGATTTTTGCTCCCTGGTGCTGTCGCCATCGGCGGCGCGGTACTGCAATGAGGTAAGCCCATCGCCATGCACAACCGCGTTAACATGCGCCGAGTTACCCGCCAATGATTTGCGCACCATTAAGCCGAATTTGCGGTGAGCCTCGGTACCCGTGCCAATAAAGGCGGCATTGGTACGCAATATAAAATCACCTTTCATGCGCTTCCATACAAAATGGAATTCGTCCTTATTAAACCAGATATTGGTACCTGAACCGGCAACCGTGTATTGCTGAGCGGCGGCATTGTAGATAACATTTCCCTTATTTTTTACAGCACCTATATCGCCATTGCCATCAAATATGCCTACCGGCTTATTTTGCGCGAATGCTGCAGTAACAAATACTATACCTGCCAGCAAGCCGGCAAATACACAAGTGGTTTTTTTAAGCATTGGCTTTTTTAGGGATTAGTTTAATTGGTTTGCCTAAGTTATATATTCATTTGTAAAAATCACAGTTTAGGCGTGGTTTTTAGACAAAAAAAGGGGCACTTGCGTGCCCCTTTCTCTCATCCCTTAAGATAAGGTTAAAAAAGTATCATTATTTGTTAAATACCTTCAGTTGCAAATATTTGCTTGCCGGTAGTAGGGCAAAACACGGGTTCGGCAATCAGCTTAACACCTGGTTTGATATATTCTTTATAAAATTGCTTCTTTGAATCGTGATAATGGCTGATAGCGCCAATCATGTGCATAAATTTGATGTAGTACCACGCGCTGTCGACCTGGTAAGGTTTAAAGCCCGAACGCGCGCTTTTAGGAAACAGGTGGTGGTTGTTATGCCATTCGCCGGCCACAATACCCGGCCAAAGCTGGTTAACCGACATATCCTTGCGGTTATGATCAATACCCTCGCGGCGCTTGTCCTGCCCCTTGCCGTGGCCTTCGTAGTTAAAGGTACGCACGCCAACGGCCCAAAAACCGGCAGCGCCAAATATGGCACAAGCCAGGCCCATGCCGCCAAGCAGGTAAAAAGCGGCAAACCAAAACGCCCAGTTGGCAATAACACCCAATATCATGTGGAATGGGTTTGCCACCGAGCCCCATTTTTTATATTGGGCATAAGTATTACAGGTAACACCTGTGTGTTTCATTAAGGTAAGGCAGCGGTTGTACCCTTTTTCGTCAAGGTTACGGTTAACGGGCTGGTGATTTGCATCTGCCAAAAAGCAATACAGGAAACCACCCTGCGCGTTATAAGGGTCGCCGGGGGTGTCAGACAATGCGTGGTGTACGTGGTGCGATATGGCGTATATCTCTTCGGGGATGATTTTCAGGGTAAGATTTTGCGTAATAAACCGCCAAAAGTTATTCCTGAATTTAAAAGCGCCATGCGTGCAGTACCTGTGATACCATATGGTACCATGCGTACCCATTACCATCATGCTGTAAACAAAGGCTATAATTAAGCCTGTTATAGTGAAATATTTAAAAGCAAAAAGGAACAGGAATGGCGCCAAACAAAACACCATAGCCCAGCTTGTAAACGAAAGCCAGTTTTTTTTGTCTTTAAATATATTTAGCCTTGAAAAAAATTCAGAGAAGATTTGTTTTGGGGTGGGCTTAGACAGGTTGCCGTTAGCATCTTTCCATCCGTATGACGGTTCCTGTAGCACATCGTGTATAAATGCCATTTAGTAGCGGGATTTAATTTTAATCAAAACGTTTATAAGGGGGTTTACGGAATAAAGATACTCAAAGTTTTCTAAAGATGTTAAAAAAATTAAAGAATAATTAATTTGTCAGTGTAATGTCTGGCACTTAGCATGATACATACTCACGGGGTTAAACTTATTGCTGCCTTCATTGTCATATATACAACTGTAACGTTATAATACCGGCAGCGTTGATGCCATGGTTGGTTAGCTTTACTTATATTTAGGGCATGGATACCACAGATCAGATCTATACATCAAAAAAAGGTTTTGTCATTTACTGCGTTTTGGGGTTGATTTCCATAATGCTGGTAAGCTACTGCTTTCACAAGCTTTACCTGCCGGCAATACTTTGTTTTGCGGCAACAGGTATAATTATTTTGCCGATAGTATTTAATACCAATTATACCATTACCGGCACCGGTAATTTGAAAGTTCGCTGTGGCTTTTTTGTGAACCTGACCATACCGGTTGCCGATATCAAAAAGATAACGCCCTGCAAAACTATATTAAGCGCGCCTGCCCTTTCATTCGACAGGCTGGAAGTATTTTATAATAAATACGACTCTGTGGTGATTTCGCCGGTAAATGCCGACGATTTTATTGCAAAATTACAAGCGCTAAACCCGGCTATTGAGTATACCCATAACGCAAGCTAAAACCTCTTATTTACAAATGCTAAAACGCTACTTATTATTATTCGCGACCGTTTTTTTTATTAACCAGTGTTTAGGGCAGGACACCATCCAGGTAAAACGGAAATTGTCTAACCAGGTAACCGAAGTGTTCACGGTATTAAAAAGCAATGTTAATATAAGGCATGGATCGTTCCGCGCCCTTTATAAAAACAAGGTGCCGGTTGCCAGCGGCACATATGGCAACGATAAGCGTGTTGGTTTATGGCGGTTTTACAACCCCGCAGGCGTAGTGCTGCAAACTTATGATTATAGCCATAGCCGCTTATTTTACGAAGCGCCTGAGGACAGTACATCACATCTTTCTTACCTGGTAGATAAGGAACTTAAAGCCGGCGACAGGGTTATAAAACCTATAAAGATAGGCAGCACATTTTATGGTTATCTGCCCTATTTAACATTGTTTAAACTGCCTAAAGATCTTGACTTTTACCGGAACCAGCTTACTGCGGTGGTAGAATTGCTGGTAAGCCCTGGTGGCAGGCTTGCCGACTATAAAGTAAACTTTTACATAGGTGATATTTCGACTACACCTTTCAGAACCATCAACATGAACCTGAAACTGCCCGACCCCGCCTACCTGATGTTTATACCCGCCCGGTTAAATGACGAACCTATAGCATCTACCATAAAAATAAGATGCGTGGTGAACGGTGCCGGCCATCTTGATTTTGAATAAGGATTTGATAGCCATAAACAGCAAGAGACGCGAAGCTTCGCGTCTCTTGCTGTTTATATGCTGCTGCTATTAATGTGCATGATGACCATCCGGGCCGTGCGCGTGGCCGTGCGATAACTCTTCGGGAGTTGCAGGGCGCACATTTAGGATCTCGCCTTTAAAGTGCAGTTCCTGGCCTGCCATAGGGTGGTTAAGATCCACAATTACTGAATCCTCGGTAACCGAAACAACCTGGCCCTGAAAACGGTTGCCATTGTTGTCCTGCAAAGGTAAAACCTCGCCTATTTGCGGCAGGTCCTGCCCCTGAAACATCTCTTTTGGCAGGTTAGCTACGGCTTCTTCATCAAATTCGCCATAACCTTCTGCTGCTGATATGCGGAAATCGTAAGTATCCCCGGTTGACAGAGTACTTAATTCTTCTTCAAATTTTGGTATCATTTGCCCTGCACCAAACAAAAAAGTTAAGGGCTGCTCCTGGGTTGCGCTTTCCTGTAAACCTTCTGTCCCGTCTTCTTTTTTTACATACAGGTCGTATGTTAATGACACTACGTGTTGTGGTTGAATTTTCATCGGTATTATTTGTTTTTTAAGTGATGAAGCTATTATGAGCTGTTTACCTGTTCCGGTTTATGACCGTTTGGCTCATAATGGTTACATCTAATAATTGTTTTAAAGGCTTGAACTCCATCCCGGCGTTAGCCGGAGTTATCTCAATACCTGTTTATTTGTATAAGGAATTAATTATTTATTTGTTTTAACGCGTCCGTGATATTGTACACCGGCAGGCCGCAGGTTTTATCCCTGCATACAAATATCCGGGTATCGCTGTTAAACCTTTCAGCCAGCAAAGGTAAACTTCCATCCTTACCTCCCAACATTATTTTATTGGGGATGTAATTTTGTTCCATTTCAACACGCTTTGCTTCGGCATCGTTACCGGTAATGGCCACCTCATAGGTGCCGAAAACTTCGTCGAGCAGCAGCATGGTCCAGTTTGCATAAGCCGTACTGTATTTTGCCAGGTGGGGCACAATATTTCGCAGTAATTGTGCCGATACCTCCAGGTAACCTTCGTTATCAAAAAACAGTCCCAGTTTTTTAAGGTTACGCGCCATAACCGAGTTTGAAGCAGGGATCACCCCATCCATAATTTCAGATTTACGGGCGATGAGTTGCTCGTTGTTATCGGCTGTGTAGTAAAATATGCCGCCATCTGCATTGTAATAATGTGCAAGGGTATAGTCGGTCAGCTTCTGGGCCTGTATCAGCCAGTCCTCGTTAAAGGTAACTTCGTACAGGGCTATAAACGCGTCGATGACGTTGGCATAATCATCAAGAAAAGTGGCCGCATCATCCTTGCCGTCCCTTTTATATACCCTTGAAAGTTTGGCACCATTTAGCATTTTATCATTTATAAACTCCGCGTTCTTCAATGCCAGCGTTAAATATTCGGGTTTATTAAAAGCACGATAAGCTTCGCAAAGGCCTTTCAGCATCAGTCCGTTCCATGATGCTAATATCTTATTATCCAGACCCGGGCGCACGCGTTTGCCGCGGGCTTCTAAAACTTTTTGGCGGGCAGTGTTAATCCGTCTCGTCAGTTCCTCAACGGCCAGGCCCAGCTTTTCAGCCAGTTCTGCATCCTCCTCGCGGCGGAAGAAAACGTTGGATGCCTCTTCTTCCCAGTTGCCGCCTTCGGTAACATGGTAGTAGATATTGAACAGGTCGGCATCATTGCCTAAAATCTCTTCAATTTCAGCTTTGGTAAAAATGTAAAACTTACCCTCCTTGCCTTCGCTATCGGCATCCAGCGCCGAGTAAAAACCATTTTCGGGCGATGTTAGCTCGCGGCTTACAAATGCGACGATCTCGTCGGCGATGGTTTGGTACAGCGGGTTGGGGTTCCAGGTGTGGGCTTCGGCATACAGGCTAAGTAACTGGCCATTATCATACAGCATTTTTTCGAAGTGGGGCACATGCCAAACCCCGTCGACCGCGTAACGGGCAAAGCCGCCGCCGATATGGTCGTAAATACCGCCAAAGGCCATTTTTTTTAAGGTTAGCCTAACATTTTCTGCAATGCCCTCATCCTTCATCAGGTGGGCATAACGCATTAAAAACTGCACATTGGCTGGCATCGGGAATTTTGGCGCCCCGCCAAAACCACCTTCCACCGGGTCGATATACCGGCGCCAGGTGGTCATAATGGTTTCCAGGTCGGCTTTAGTATATTCAGGCTGCTCGGCAACAAAAGCCACCGATTCGTATTGTTTAATGCCTTCGGTCAGTCGCACAGCGTATTCTTCGGCTTCTTCGGGTTTGGTCTTGTAAAAATCGGCCAGGTTTAACAGCAGCGATGCCCAGTCATTCTTACGGAAGTAAGTGCCGCCATAAATAGGCCGCTGGTCGGGCAGGCAAATGCAGTTTAGGGGCCAGCCACCACGGCCACTCATCAATTGGATAGCGCTCATGTAGATCTGGTCAACATCCGGGCGCTCTTCCCTATCCACTTTAATGCACACAAAATATTCATTCATAACTGCGGCCACGCTTTCGTCCTCAAAGCTTTCGTGTTCCATTACGTGACACCAGTGGCAGGCCGAGTAGCCAATGCTCACCAATATCAGTTTATTCTCGTCCTTTGCTTTTTGCAGGGCTTCGGTACCCCAGGGGTACCAGTTGACCGGGTTGTTGGCATGCTGCAGTAAATATGGCGAGGTGGAGTTGGCAAGCTTGTTCATGGGTGGTGGATGTTGTACTTAGATAATTGGCTAAATTGTTAATTGTTTTGAGGATGTGCAAATCGCAGTGCTTCATTGTTACCCACCTTTACTCACCCGGTCATCGCTTCACCCGACCACCCTCTCTGCTGCGCAAAGAGGGTCGAAAAATCTTCTCCTCACCCTCTTTGCGCAGCAGAGAGGGTCGCGCACGTAGTGCCGCGGGGTGAGTCGACCGATAATTTGCTATATTCACAAAACTAAACATGTCTGATACCACCAAACTCAAAGCCGCCAAAACCATTATGTTCCTGGCAGCTGTTTATAACATTTTCTGGGGCATAATTATCTCCGCCTGGCCGCAAGTTATCCTGTTTGGCAACCCGCCTACCGATTTCCTCCTCATTATTCTGCGCTGTGTAGGGATGCTGGTTGGCGTTTACGGCATTGCTTATTACTTTGCATCTAAAGACCCGGTTGCTTACTGGCCGCTAATATTGGTTGGCTTTATCGGCAAAGTGCTGGGGCCTATCGGCTCGGTATATTACATCTGGCTGGGCAAGCTCGCACCGTCCTTTTTTTGGGTAAACGTTTGGAACGATATCATCTGGCTGCTGCCCTTCGGTTGGATAATTTACCAGGCTGTGAAAAAAAGCTTATAAACCCCACCGGAATAACTCAAACCTGACTGCAATTCTTTTTTGGCAAAAACGGGCCTAAACTAATACAAGTTAAACACATGAAAGCCGTTTCAGGGCCGCATTTGTCCTTAAAAAGGCCGTTTGGTGGCGCTCATATTTCAGCGAAATTTCAACTATAAAGAAACGTGGTTTTTCCCCGGCGAATGCTGAACGTTGATAAGATTAGGCGTCGTGGAAAATTTCAGTTGCCAATTTATTTAGCTTTCCCGAGCAAAACACTAATTTCGCGGTACAAGAAAAGAGGAACTGGATTTGGATTATTTAGCAGGGTTAAACCCCGAACAAAAAGCCGCCGTACTACAAATAAAAGGCCCGGTAATGATCATTGCCGGCGCGGGTTCGGGTAAAACACGTGTGATCACATACCGCGTTGCACACCTTATACGCAGCGGTGTGGATAGCTTTAACATACTGGTACTTACCTTTACCAATAAGGCCGCCCGCGAAATGCGCGAGCGTATTAATCACATTTGCGGCCCCGAGGCCAAAAACATTTGGATGGGTACCTTCCACTCGGTTTTTGCCAAGCTATTAAGGGTCGAGGCTGATAAAATTGGCTACCCCAACAACTTTACCATTTACGATACCGACGATAGCAAAAGTGTTATCCGCGCCATATTAAAAGAGATGCAGCTGGATGATAAGCTGTATAACCAGAATTTTGTGTATAACCGTATAAGCGCGGCAAAAAACAACCTGGTTGGCTGGCAGGAGTATCAAAATAACGACCAGATACAGGCCGACGACTTTAGCAGCGGCCGCGGTATGCTGGGCAAAATATACGAAACCTATGCACAGCGCTGTTACCGCGCCGGGGCTATGGACTTTGACGACCTGCTTTTTAAAACAAACGAACTTTTAAAGAACCACCCCGACGTACTGAACAAATACCAGCAGAAGTTTAAATACCTGATGGTTGACGAGTACCAGGATACCAACTTTTCGCAGTACCTTATTGTAAAACGCCTTGCCGCTGTAAACGAAAATATTTGCGTGGTAGGCGACGATGCGCAGAGTATTTACGCCTTCCGGGGTGCCAATATACAGAACATCCTGAACTTTGAAAAGGATTACCCCGACCTGAAAGTGTTTAAACTGGAACAGAACTACCGGTCGACCCAAAATATTGTAAATGTTGCCAACAGCGTAATTGCCAATAATAAAGAGCAGCTTAAAAAGCATGTTTTTTCGGAGAAGGAAAGCGGCGACAAAATAAAGGTGATGCGCGCGTTTAGCGATAATGAAGAAGGCAAGCTGGTTGCTGATGCCATTATGTACCAGCGAACCTCAAACGGCCTTAAATGGCACGATTTTGCCATCCTTTACCGCACCAACGCGCAATCGCGCTCAATGGAGGAGGCCTTGCGCAAAAACGGCATCCCGTATAAAATATACGGCGGTTTGTCGTTCTATCAGCGTAAAGAGATCAAGGATCTTATAGCGTACTTCAGGCTTACATTTAACCCTAACGACGAGGAAGCACTTAAACGTGTTATCAATTACCCAAAACGTGGCATTGGTGACACCACGGTTGACCGGATAATTGTAGCTGCCGACAAAAACAACATTACCCCGTTCGAGGTGATCTTGCAGGCTAACCGGTATATTGATAAAGTACCCGCATCGTTAAACGCCTTCGCGGCCATGATACAAAGCTTCCAGGTAATCACCAAAAACCAGAGTGCTTACGAAGCGGCGCTGCACATTGCGCAGCATTCCGGTTTATTAAAAGACCTGTACGAAGATAAATCTGTTGAAGGACTTAACCGTTACGAAAATATACAGGAGTTGCTGAACGGTATCAAAGAATTTTCGGAACGGGAAGATATTGAGGAAAAGGGCCTGGATGTTTTTATGCAGGACGTAGCCTTATTAACCAACGACGATAACGATAAGGATAAAAATGCTGATACCGTATCGTTAATGACCATCCACTCCTCAAAAGGCCTGGAATTCCCGCAGGTACACATCGTCGGGCTCGAAGAAAACCTGTTCCCGTCGCAAATGTCGCTTAACTCGCGCAGCGACCTGGAAGAAGAGCGCAGGCTGTTTTATGTGGCCATTACCCGCGCCGAATATAAGCTCACTATCAGCTACGCGACATCGCGTTTTAAGTTTGGCACGCTGATAAGCTGCGAGCCCAGCAGGTTTTTAGATGAAATTGATGCCAAGTATCTGGAGCTTGATTTTACAGCTAAACCAGCCGCCTCCGCAGGTTCGTTTGACGACGAGCGCAGCGCCTGGAGCCGCCGCGCCGATACTTTTTCGAAACCTAAGGCAGCGAGCGCGCCGCCGGTTAAAACAACATCAATACTGGCAAAAGCACATGTACCGTCGCCGGGCTTTAAACCGTCAGATACATCAAACCTGCAGGTGGGTATGCAGGTTGAGCACGAGCGTTTTGGTTTTGGAAAAGTGCTGACCCTTGAAGGTAACAAGCCTGACATTAAAGCCACTATATTTTTTAAAGAAATAGGCCAGAAACAACTGCTGTTAAAATTCGCGAAACTAAGTATAGTAAGTGGGGTAGAGTAAAATTTTATTCCCATTATATGTAGAACAAATTCCACACTTATAAAAACACACATTAACTATTTGTTAATTACGCTTAATTAAGCCGTATTTAATAAATGGCACTTGGTTTGGATAATAGTTAATACCCTTTTCCCTTAATTAACTATTATTATGTACATGATGAGCGAGACCATAAAAAAGAAGACCAACAAATCAGCTGGTAAAAACATCCGTACACTTCGCCACGAGCGTGGCTGGAGCCAGGAAGATGTTGCAAACCGGTTGGGTATTTCTATCCCTGCCTTTTCGAAGATCGAAACAGGGGTCACCGATATTAACTTATCCCGGCTTGAGCAAATTGCCAATATTTTTGAAGTAAGTGTTGTTAATCTTCTTTCGCTTGAGTATGTAGAAGAACCCAGCACCCAGGACCTGAGCCTTAGCATAGTCCAGAAAAAACTAATTGACAGGGAGACCGAGATAACCAATTTACAGCGTAAAGTTATTTTATTGTACGAAGAACTGCTGAGCAAAAACCAGGTGGCGCTGTAAGGGTGTTCGCTTAAGTGTTCAATATAAACAACAAACAGTACTGTTTAGGCGGTAATCATTCGCTTTTTTTGTTTCACTATATGTAATTTATTTAAGTTAATCTTAATTATTTGCATCTCGTGAAAATAAAAGGCGTTTTATTGCCGCTTTGCTGTTTTTTTGCTTTTTTAAATAACCCGGAACAGTCCTTTGGTTTTATAATTGTACAACATAGGTATAAAAAAATAGCTATGTCAAATTACATGATCTCGATTGCGAACGACGACCTGCCAAAGGATGGGACCATTCATGACAGGCGTAGTAAATTGAAAGTAAAAGCATCCGGTTTTTTCAGGTCGCACCTGAAACCGCGCGAAGGCGAGGTAAGGTTTTTTGTTACAGCCGGCAACGAAACGCTGGCCTTTGAAACAGAAGGTTATAAAAGGCACAGGCAGTTACTTATACTGCAAATGATATCAAGGTATTGTGTTTATCTGGGGCTGTTTGAGGCGCAGATACACAGCACTTACCCGGGTTAATAACAGGCGGTTAAACGTGTGCCCTGGTGGTATCGTTAAGCATTTCGCTCATCTCGATAATTTTCTGATCGATATCAGATACGCACTTGTCCATCATTACAATACATTCTTTTTCGTCAACAAGCTTTTCCTTTTCCAGGTTCATTAAACCGCGAAGGGTAGCTATGGGGCCGCGTATCTGGTGCGATAAGTATGACGAATACTCGGATAGCTTTTTATTCTTTATTTGCAGGTCTTTGGTACGCTCGTCAATGATCTCTTCAAGGTGATGGTTTACGCGGTCCAGGTTATCCTTTTGGCGCAATACTTCGCCGTTAAGCTCGGTAAGCTTTGTATTGGTTGCCGCTTTGCGCTTAACGTTGCTCACCAGCAGCGCTATAACCACTAACAACAAGCCTGCTACAACGGTAACCGCCCAAAATTTTATCCGGTCGTTTTGCTGGCGTTGAATGGTCAGTTCGTTTTCGCGCTGCTTTGCCTGCTGCTTAAACTGCACCTGCAGCATATTTATTTGGTTGGACTCGTTTGACGCATAAATGGTACTATCCTGCCTGAATATCTGCTGCAGGTAATACAAAGCACGTTCGTAGTTTTTGCGCTTGGCCTCTAATTGGTAAGTAGTGTAAATATAGTCAGATTCCAGCTTCTCATCCTTCACCGCTTGCGAATATGCCTGCCCTTCCTGCACAATTTTTTCGGCATCGTTAAACCGCTTTTGCGCGATATATAAAGATGCCAGCGTAAGGTTGGTACTGGCAACGGGCTTATTCAGGTCGCGTTCTTTCGCGGCTTTATTGGCTGCAAGCAGCAGCTTTTCAGCAATATCGTATTGGTTAAGGTTAAAGTAAATTACCCCCCTGTTTTGTAGCGCCTGTATAAGGTTCACCGAATCTTTAATGGCAACAAAAATATCATTGGCCTTGTTGTAATAATTTAATGCCTGGTTAAAGCTTTTTTTACGGTAGTAAACATTACCGATATTTAAGTATAACGACCCGGTTAGCTGCTTATCGGCCAGCTTAAGGGCAATTTCTAAAGACTTGTTCAAATACTCTAATGAACTGGCGTAGTTATTATCCAGGTATAAGTTCCCTATATTATTATAAACTTTCGCCTCGCTTCGCAGGTCTTTAATTTTCGAGAAAGTGGATAGCGCCAGCAAATAATCATGAATAGCGGCGCTTGCCTGGTTTAAATAGTAATTGCCAATACCCCTAACCCGGTAGGCTTCGCCTATGCCTTTATCGTAGCCGGCCTTTTCTGCAAGTTCAAGGGCCTTGTTAGCATAGCTGACGGTTTGGTCGGGGCTGGTTAAGCGGTTATCGTACGCTTGTTTATTCAGTTTAATTACTTCATTACTATCCTGTGCCGCAACACCGTCAATACCCTTCGCGTATATAGTTGTACCAAGCAAAAAAACAAGAAGAGTAAAAATTTTATTCATTACGGCTCTGATACGTTATATTATGGTGAAAGTTATAAAATTATTATAAACAATAATTACCGGGTTAAATTTAATAAAAAACAGCAAGAAAATTTTTTTTTCATTATTGCCTGATAATTAAAAAACATAATTATATTTGTCTTGTTAATTTACTGATTGTTAATAAGTTACACGGTTATTAACATATTATTGTATCAAACAATAATCGGTAAAATATACGATTTTTATTAACTAATAGTTACTAAATAATTGTTAAACTACCAAAAATAGGTGAATAATTAAAAGTTGCTTAAAGGCTAACTAAAAATGAAAAATTGATTAGTGAAAAGTATAAGAATAAATCTGTTGGCCTGTGTGGTGGTATTAATTGGGTTGCTTTTATCCTCGTGCGTTAAACAAAAAAATATACGCGTTACAATGGATATGTTTTTAAAAGCAACCACAGGCACCAGGAAAGATATTGGAACAGCAGACTGATAACAAAAAGAAAAAAAGAACTTAATAAAAAACACAATGAAAAAGTTAATTATCGCAGCGGCACTAATTTTAACAACCGGCATTTTACCATCGTACACTAAACAGGCAAATGTTAAACCTGCCGCCATTGTTGAACAAAGCAACATCGCATTTAAAAAAGACATCGGCACCGCCGACTAATTAACCCATCAAAAAACTCAAAGTATAACCCTGATATATTACGGATATGAAAAAATCGATAATCGCAGCAGCATTACTCATATTAAGCGCAGGCATCTTACCATCATGCACTAAAGAGCCATCGGTAAAACCTACCGCAACGTTTGAAAAAAGCACTACGGCCAACAAAAAAGACGTGGGCACCGCCGACTAATCAATCATAGA includes:
- a CDS encoding PD40 domain-containing protein, which encodes MLKKTTCVFAGLLAGIVFVTAAFAQNKPVGIFDGNGDIGAVKNKGNVIYNAAAQQYTVAGSGTNIWFNKDEFHFVWKRMKGDFILRTNAAFIGTGTEAHRKFGLMVRKSLAGNSAHVNAVVHGDGLTSLQYRAADGDSTREQKSGITAAGVIQLERKGKTYTMSVARKGDVFGPEEKVDIDLGDEVYVGIFVCSHNPNVVEKAVFNNVRIVVPAPASLVAYKQYLGSNIEVLDMQTQNSRIIYQSPKSLQAPNWMVDGKSLIYNSEGLLYKYNLATNTPAVLNTGSAKGNNNDHVLSFDGKWLTISNNDNGAPSVGYVVPVTGGEPRRVTETGKGASYMHGWSPDGKYLVFCGERNKEYDVYRVPVAGGPEERLTNTPGLDDGPEYTPDGQYIYFNSVRTGLMQVWRMKADGTEQTQITNDDYNNWFPHVSPDGKWIVYITFLKNEVAPGDHPFYKHVYIRVMPVGGGPSKVVAYLYGGQGTINTPSWSPDSKHIAFVSNTNLLFPAFPISKH
- a CDS encoding fatty acid desaturase → MAFIHDVLQEPSYGWKDANGNLSKPTPKQIFSEFFSRLNIFKDKKNWLSFTSWAMVFCLAPFLFLFAFKYFTITGLIIAFVYSMMVMGTHGTIWYHRYCTHGAFKFRNNFWRFITQNLTLKIIPEEIYAISHHVHHALSDTPGDPYNAQGGFLYCFLADANHQPVNRNLDEKGYNRCLTLMKHTGVTCNTYAQYKKWGSVANPFHMILGVIANWAFWFAAFYLLGGMGLACAIFGAAGFWAVGVRTFNYEGHGKGQDKRREGIDHNRKDMSVNQLWPGIVAGEWHNNHHLFPKSARSGFKPYQVDSAWYYIKFMHMIGAISHYHDSKKQFYKEYIKPGVKLIAEPVFCPTTGKQIFATEGI
- a CDS encoding PH domain-containing protein, which gives rise to MDTTDQIYTSKKGFVIYCVLGLISIMLVSYCFHKLYLPAILCFAATGIIILPIVFNTNYTITGTGNLKVRCGFFVNLTIPVADIKKITPCKTILSAPALSFDRLEVFYNKYDSVVISPVNADDFIAKLQALNPAIEYTHNAS
- a CDS encoding peptidylprolyl isomerase, with translation MKIQPQHVVSLTYDLYVKKEDGTEGLQESATQEQPLTFLFGAGQMIPKFEEELSTLSTGDTYDFRISAAEGYGEFDEEAVANLPKEMFQGQDLPQIGEVLPLQDNNGNRFQGQVVSVTEDSVIVDLNHPMAGQELHFKGEILNVRPATPEELSHGHAHGPDGHHAH
- a CDS encoding thioredoxin domain-containing protein; protein product: MNKLANSTSPYLLQHANNPVNWYPWGTEALQKAKDENKLILVSIGYSACHWCHVMEHESFEDESVAAVMNEYFVCIKVDREERPDVDQIYMSAIQLMSGRGGWPLNCICLPDQRPIYGGTYFRKNDWASLLLNLADFYKTKPEEAEEYAVRLTEGIKQYESVAFVAEQPEYTKADLETIMTTWRRYIDPVEGGFGGAPKFPMPANVQFLMRYAHLMKDEGIAENVRLTLKKMAFGGIYDHIGGGFARYAVDGVWHVPHFEKMLYDNGQLLSLYAEAHTWNPNPLYQTIADEIVAFVSRELTSPENGFYSALDADSEGKEGKFYIFTKAEIEEILGNDADLFNIYYHVTEGGNWEEEASNVFFRREEDAELAEKLGLAVEELTRRINTARQKVLEARGKRVRPGLDNKILASWNGLMLKGLCEAYRAFNKPEYLTLALKNAEFINDKMLNGAKLSRVYKRDGKDDAATFLDDYANVIDAFIALYEVTFNEDWLIQAQKLTDYTLAHYYNADGGIFYYTADNNEQLIARKSEIMDGVIPASNSVMARNLKKLGLFFDNEGYLEVSAQLLRNIVPHLAKYSTAYANWTMLLLDEVFGTYEVAITGNDAEAKRVEMEQNYIPNKIMLGGKDGSLPLLAERFNSDTRIFVCRDKTCGLPVYNITDALKQINN
- a CDS encoding ATP-dependent helicase gives rise to the protein MDYLAGLNPEQKAAVLQIKGPVMIIAGAGSGKTRVITYRVAHLIRSGVDSFNILVLTFTNKAAREMRERINHICGPEAKNIWMGTFHSVFAKLLRVEADKIGYPNNFTIYDTDDSKSVIRAILKEMQLDDKLYNQNFVYNRISAAKNNLVGWQEYQNNDQIQADDFSSGRGMLGKIYETYAQRCYRAGAMDFDDLLFKTNELLKNHPDVLNKYQQKFKYLMVDEYQDTNFSQYLIVKRLAAVNENICVVGDDAQSIYAFRGANIQNILNFEKDYPDLKVFKLEQNYRSTQNIVNVANSVIANNKEQLKKHVFSEKESGDKIKVMRAFSDNEEGKLVADAIMYQRTSNGLKWHDFAILYRTNAQSRSMEEALRKNGIPYKIYGGLSFYQRKEIKDLIAYFRLTFNPNDEEALKRVINYPKRGIGDTTVDRIIVAADKNNITPFEVILQANRYIDKVPASLNAFAAMIQSFQVITKNQSAYEAALHIAQHSGLLKDLYEDKSVEGLNRYENIQELLNGIKEFSEREDIEEKGLDVFMQDVALLTNDDNDKDKNADTVSLMTIHSSKGLEFPQVHIVGLEENLFPSQMSLNSRSDLEEERRLFYVAITRAEYKLTISYATSRFKFGTLISCEPSRFLDEIDAKYLELDFTAKPAASAGSFDDERSAWSRRADTFSKPKAASAPPVKTTSILAKAHVPSPGFKPSDTSNLQVGMQVEHERFGFGKVLTLEGNKPDIKATIFFKEIGQKQLLLKFAKLSIVSGVE